A window of Rhododendron vialii isolate Sample 1 chromosome 13a, ASM3025357v1 contains these coding sequences:
- the LOC131314955 gene encoding alpha-L-fucosidase 1, translating to MTTQDRSLLVKFTEIQSINTSGYEEQEHPSPPLSLPLSQSLLRPRERPEYHKPTMITVTSTIPNHKPTSKLTYPIPLHTSFLLLLLLFSLPPSLSKTPPPLPLLPIPSSHQLQWQLSDTALFLHFGPNTFTDSEWGSGRAPPSVFNPSALNAAQWVKIAKDNGFSRVILTAKHHDGFCLWPSDYTNYSVKSSPWRNGGGDVVGELAAAAEREGVQLGIYLSPWDRHESTYGKTLEYNEYYLGQMSELLTRYGVIREVWLDGAKGEGEKDMEYFFDDWFSFIHQLQPQAVIFSDAGPDVRWVGDESGTAATTCWSVFNTSAAKIGDTDTKYSQGGDPFGHDWVPAECDVSIRPGWFWHASEVPKSAVTLLDMYYKSVGRNCLFLLNVPPNSSGLISDEDVKVLQEFNKLRTSIFSNNLAKNSSISASSTRQGIIDSWFDSMNVLEEGIYSYWAPEENRTGWILYLDFQESVTFNVLQVQEPIQMGQRVFWFHLDALNERGIWKKVINGTTVGYRRLLRFPTVVSDRLRFVIDGSRADPLISYLGIHLDSVSGLNLSGNSTASYFNGSQVLRQITTNHSRIGSM from the exons ATGACGACACAAGACCGTTCACTGTTGGTCAAATTTACTGAGATCCAAAGCATCAACACCTCTGGCTATGAAGAACAAGAACacccctccccccctctctctctccctctctctcaatcacTCTTGCGTCCACGGGAGAGACCAGAGTATCATAAACCCACCATGATCACCGTCACCTCCACAATTCCAAATCACAAACCCACCTCCAAACTCACCTACCCTATTCCCCTCCACacctccttcctcctcctcctcctcctcttctctctcccaccttctctctccaaaaccccACCCCCACTCCCACTCCTCCCCATCCCCAGCTCCCACCAACTCCAATGGCAACTCTCCGACACCGCCCTCTTCCTCCACTTCGGCCCCAACACCTTCACCGACTCCGAGTGGGGCTCCGGCCGCGCCCCGCCGTCCGTCTTCAACCCCTCCGCCCTAAACGCCGCCCAATGGGTCAAAATCGCCAAAGACAACGGCTTTTCCCGCGTGATTCTAACCGCGAAACACCACGACGGGTTCTGCCTGTGGCCCTCGGATTACACGAACTACTCTGTCAAGTCTAGCCCTTGGAGAAACGGGGGCGGGGACGTTGTGGGGGAATTGGCTGCGGCTGCTGAAAGGGAAGGGGTTCAGTTGGGGATTTATCTGTCGCCGTGGGATCGGCACGAGTCGACGTATGGGAAGACGCTTGAGTACAATGAGTATTATTTGGGGCAGATGAGCGAGTTGCTCACGAG ATATGGCGTGATAAGAGAGGTATGGTTGGATGGTGCGAAAGGGGAGGGAGAGAAGGACATGGAATATTTCTTTGATGATTGGTTTAGTTTCATTCATCAACTCCAGCCACAGGCTGTCATTTTCTCTGATGCTGGTCCAGATGTCAGGTGGGTTGGAGATGAGTCCGGTACAGCCGCAACCACTTGCTGGTCCGTTTTCAACACGAGTGCTGCTAAAATTGGCGACACCGATACCAA GTACTCACAAGGAGGAGATCCATTTGGCCACGACTGGGTCCCTGCTGAGTGTGATGTCTCCATCAGACCCGGTTGGTTTTGGCACGCATCAGAAGTTCCGAAATCAGCGGTAACTCTCCTTGACATGTACTACAAATCAGTTGGCAGAAACTGCCTCTTCTTACTAAACGTACCACCTAATTCTTCTGGTCTCATATCCGATGAAGATGTAAAAGTACTTCAAGAATTCAACAAACTTCGGACATCCATCTTTTCCAATAACTTAGCCAAGAATTCCTCCATTTCAGCAAGCAGTACAAGGCAAGGGATAATTGATTCTTGGTTCGACTCCATGAATGTTCTTGAAGAAGGAATCTACTCTTACTGGGCTCCAGAGGAAAATCGAACAGGTTGGATTTTGTATTTGGATTTTCAGGAGTCAGTCACTTTCAATGTTTTGCAAGTTCAAGAGCCCATTCAAATGGGACAAAGGGTTTTCTGGTTTCACCTTGATGCTTTGAATGAGAGAGGAATATGGAAGAAAGTGATTAACGGCACAACGGTGGGGTACAGGAGACTGTTGCGATTTCCGACAGTGGTTTCTGACCGATTGAGGTTTGTTATTGATGGGTCTCGAGCGGACCCACTTATTTCTTATTTGGGAATTCATTTGGATTCAGTCTCCGGTTTGAATTTATCTGGGAATAGCACTGCGTCATACTTCAATGGAAGTCAAGTTCTACGGCAAATTACGACCAACCATTCTCGAATTGGTTCAATGTAG